Genomic segment of Sebastes umbrosus isolate fSebUmb1 chromosome 22, fSebUmb1.pri, whole genome shotgun sequence:
cgatatgggacctttaatgtcatGTACATTTCATAAATTTGCTAATGCTATGCTTAACActcttttttactttattttccaTTTAGAAAAtccatgtaaaaacaaaaaaatagccTGAGATTGACCATTACACATTTCAAAGtgctgaaaataaaattaaaaaaatgaagtttaattttgaaaagtaGGGGCAGCTATGATCTACCTTCTGCTGTGCTGTCCGTTGTGTTGTCTCTGGCTGTAACTGTGATGACGGTACCATTTCCTTCAACCGTTTTTAAAAGTGGTACCTCCACTGTCACCCTGCAGATGTATCTCCCTGAATTCTCTCTTGTGACATTCGTAAAGGTCAAGTTTGAGCAGTGAGATGTCTCCTGTTGCAGACTGTCTCCTTTAGAGTGATTCTTCATGATGAAAATCTCAGTGTCTATATCTGTTTGATTTTTCAGCCAGTTAAATGTAATCCTGCCAAACTCCAGTGTCCCGCAGCAGGTGATGGTTACTGTCTCCCCCTCCATGACGGAGACATCAGGACTATGGGTAACAACAAGTGTAGATGAAACACCTATGAAGAGACAGAGTGATACATGTTTTGGTAGTTCATCACAGCATCGTACATACTGCATCAGCATGAGTTTTTGATGACATGCACTAAACTAGATACCAAATAAAGAGGTGCTGCTACACCAACAATAACTTTTTTGTTGCTGATTTCCATTTCTCGTTACACTTTTATCAGTGTGTGAAATATTTAAaccatataaacatgtttaaatcATAAGATATTccaaatatgtttatttatataaaataattattaaacattatttaataattatattccgctatctcccaataagcagtaataaatagctggtaatttatttaatacatttccaggaaaagaatacaaagttaatggatatgctttatttccatgtctgctgataaatagataataattagcaaataacttatttgaaatttctttaaaaaacctccctgaatcatgacattagctaccaggttacatttgtgtagacaataagtcacacaatggtgagatttgaggtttttccacctccgatgaagagcagcgtgcagccgcttctcaagcctaagggccctattttaaccattatatgctattttagcatataatggttaactaatgtttataataaagtactttttgatacatttttgaggtaaatattggggtaatttgacagtaattccaaagaaatttaaaatatttgctAAATaacacctaattaccatgaaatttgcagacctgttaAATGAAGTATTACCAACATTTGTTGTCATAGTTTTGACCTTAAACAACAGGGATTTTTATGATTTAACATCATCattgaaattacattttcttcAACAATCGTTACCACCCAATCTTGACACAAAAAACTTCAAATTTTTCAActttaaataaatctaaatgtgTGTTGTCCCACACTGTAACTTCAATATTGTGACCTGATCGTCTACTTTTTAATtcccaaaatgcaaaaatgtaatgattcactcttaaataactaaatatactataataaaGTCCTGAATATGGAGATCATTGCAGACTTGGTGTGTTTTTTACTTACTCCGAGATGGGATGGCACAGAGAGAGGCGAGTAACAGACTGCTCAGTAGAAGCTTCATCCTTTCACACCGATTCACCACTGAAGACTGATACCCATCTCTTTAGAGCCCCTCACAtctaacacacactcacaatacGGCACAGCCTCATTTGGAAGTTGTTCAAAGATCTTTCGAGATAAATGTATAAACCCACAACCTCTGTTCCTTCCCCTGCAGATGAGTTGAAGGCAGCGATATTTAATAGAATATTCACAGTTTAGTGAAGCCGGAAGAGGTACTTTCTTCCGGTCTGCGCTACAATGGCTAACAATGTGTTTTAGGTGATACATTTAGCATCCGCTGTGAGTATAAATTCAGCCCTCATTTAAATTCTGACCCAGTTTGCACTCATATCCTCAATAAAAAACCATCCCCAAACCCCCAACCAaacgttaaagggactgtttgtaggaatcagaaatgtcttgttaacagcgacacctggggccgttaagtcaacgaaagtcagcgtcctgttgctcgcgcttgtgctcgctctacatagacattttatttactgaaaTATGTCATAAAACT
This window contains:
- the LOC119481296 gene encoding uncharacterized protein LOC119481296 isoform X2, whose product is MKLLLSSLLLSSLCALSSWSVSSTLVVTHSPDVSVMEGETVTITCCGTLEFGRITFNWLKNQTDIDTEIFIMKNHSKGDSLQQETSHCSNLTFTNVTRENSGRYICRVTVEVPLLKTVEGNGTVITVTARDNTTDSTAEASSRLPFPVIICLAVVAPLLLITLLCFYSLRRRRAQAARVIYEVPHIDSEEVEMDKHSTSSSRGSSQWCQVQVYESVDYFERVQTKESE
- the LOC119481296 gene encoding uncharacterized protein LOC119481296 isoform X6; this encodes MEGETVTITCCGTLEFGRITFNWLKNQTDIDTEIFIMKNHSKGDSLQQETSHCSNLTFTNVTRENSGRYICRVTVEVPLLKTVEGNGTVITVTARDNTTDSTAEASSRLPFPVIICLAVVAPLLLITLLCFYSLRRRRAQAARVIYEVPHIDSEEVEMDKHSTSSSRGSSQWCQVQVYESVDYFERVQTKESE
- the LOC119481296 gene encoding uncharacterized protein LOC119481296 isoform X5, with amino-acid sequence MKLLLSSLLLSSLCALSSWSVSSTLVVTHSPDVSVMEGETVTITCCGTLEFGRITFNWLKNQTDIDTEIFIMKNHSKGDSLQQETSHCSNLTFTNVTRENSGRYICRVTVEVPLLKTVEGNGTVITVTARDNTTDSTAEDSHSKDVLIFVLRCLPIVALVVTFFSINYLAKKAQQRAQAPGRTEENQEEEEEDETEI